In Thioalkalivibrio paradoxus ARh 1, the following are encoded in one genomic region:
- a CDS encoding YgaP family membrane protein yields the protein MTLTPTVNVGGIDRGLRIVVGVLLLSLVFTGPETLWGLLGIIPLATGLFRWCPAYGLLGMNTCKTPKRR from the coding sequence ATGACCCTGACACCCACCGTGAACGTTGGCGGGATCGACCGCGGCCTGCGCATCGTCGTTGGCGTACTGCTGCTGTCGCTGGTGTTCACCGGGCCGGAAACTCTGTGGGGGCTGCTCGGCATCATCCCGCTGGCCACCGGTCTGTTCCGCTGGTGCCCCGCCTATGGCCTGCTGGGCATGAACACCTGCAAGACCCCAAAACGTCGCTGA